One window from the genome of Haladaptatus paucihalophilus DX253 encodes:
- a CDS encoding DUF7263 family protein, producing MSSMRRERRHGSKGRAQMNLPALAVALLILTMVTGLSVGIADRALIGADRNPTTRRAAVATSERLVSADSSLTVRSNVVNATTLDGFNASRLTAWFPVVGERDVRIRLGGTVVAERGSPTGGVTIRRIVLVENRSAVTLTPPLSTSDPQFTLPRRTPNATLAVHPPDGTTVSVVRANGRVVLRNASGIDGRFHIPLSRFETTRFSFEADGSLPTGSVNVTYYPAKTRKAVLAVTVDV from the coding sequence ATGAGTTCGATGCGTCGTGAGCGGCGACACGGATCGAAGGGACGCGCGCAGATGAACTTGCCCGCGTTGGCGGTCGCACTGCTCATCCTGACGATGGTGACGGGATTGAGCGTCGGTATCGCCGACAGGGCGTTGATCGGTGCGGACAGGAATCCAACGACGCGACGGGCCGCCGTGGCGACGAGCGAGCGACTCGTCTCGGCGGACAGTTCGTTGACGGTTCGGTCGAACGTCGTCAACGCGACGACGCTCGACGGATTCAACGCGAGTCGGCTGACGGCGTGGTTTCCGGTGGTCGGCGAACGGGACGTCCGCATTCGCCTCGGCGGAACCGTCGTCGCCGAACGAGGCTCACCGACGGGCGGCGTGACGATTCGCCGAATCGTCCTCGTCGAGAATCGGAGCGCGGTGACGCTGACGCCCCCGTTATCGACGAGCGACCCCCAGTTTACCCTCCCACGCCGCACGCCGAACGCGACGCTCGCCGTTCACCCGCCGGACGGAACGACCGTGAGTGTCGTCCGAGCGAACGGTCGGGTGGTGTTGCGGAACGCGTCGGGTATCGACGGGCGGTTTCACATTCCTCTTTCGCGGTTCGAGACGACTCGATTCTCGTTCGAAGCGGACGGTAGTCTCCCGACGGGCAGCGTCAACGTCACCTATTACCCGGCGAAAACCCGAAAAGCGGTTCTGGCGGTGACGGTCGATGTGTAG
- a CDS encoding CcmD family protein, with amino-acid sequence MEPLLIAGYGAIFLLIFGYVLRLQRRLVSLEKRLSDRR; translated from the coding sequence ATGGAACCACTACTCATCGCCGGATACGGGGCCATTTTCCTCCTGATATTCGGCTACGTCCTTCGATTGCAGCGGCGACTCGTCTCGCTCGAAAAACGGCTGAGCGACCGGCGATAA
- a CDS encoding DUF7266 family protein, translating to MDERTRSADDGVNETDDRAVSPVIGKVLEAGLVVLYVGLLTTTLYGGVVPKYRTAVGDEMGQRVLSKSAERIQQAVPEVGTNVDVRTSVSLPETVRGRGYTIRADGTTLTLDHPNDRLNSSVRLALPSRVATVRGNWSSREPALITVRSGPDGLVVELKRGEKR from the coding sequence ATGGACGAACGAACGCGCAGCGCCGACGACGGGGTGAACGAAACGGACGACCGGGCGGTTAGCCCGGTCATCGGCAAGGTGCTCGAAGCCGGACTCGTCGTGCTGTATGTCGGCCTGCTGACGACCACCTTGTACGGCGGCGTCGTTCCCAAGTACAGAACGGCCGTCGGCGACGAGATGGGACAACGCGTGCTGTCGAAGTCGGCCGAGCGAATCCAACAGGCGGTTCCCGAGGTCGGAACGAACGTCGACGTTCGAACCAGCGTTTCGTTGCCCGAAACGGTTCGCGGACGTGGGTACACCATTCGAGCCGACGGAACAACACTGACGCTCGACCACCCGAACGACCGACTGAACTCGAGCGTGCGACTCGCCCTTCCGTCGCGGGTGGCGACCGTGCGCGGAAACTGGTCGAGTCGTGAACCGGCGCTCATCACGGTTCGAAGCGGTCCGGACGGCCTCGTCGTGGAACTGAAACGAGGTGAAAAGCGATGA
- a CDS encoding cytochrome c biogenesis CcdA family protein has translation MAGTPSVVAVFFAGVVTILTPCCLPMLPPMLAGSVGHRFRPLSIVFGSISSFTALGVATGFFGGLSPDALRGPLMAVMIAFGAVMADDDVHEVYSTYASKVAGRATEATALVDERDHPLASAFLLGLLLGVVWLPCVGPILGGVLAYVGTTGDVSRSASLLFVYGLGFSVPLLGVAYGSKRGGRALADTVMRGRRPVQFRKVAGYVLVVTGVAMLFDIDKLVMSLLA, from the coding sequence ATGGCAGGAACACCGAGCGTCGTCGCGGTCTTCTTCGCGGGAGTAGTGACCATTCTGACGCCGTGTTGTCTTCCGATGCTTCCCCCGATGCTCGCGGGGAGCGTCGGTCACCGCTTCCGACCGCTGTCGATCGTGTTCGGGAGCATCAGCTCGTTCACCGCCCTCGGCGTGGCGACGGGTTTCTTCGGCGGTCTCTCCCCGGACGCGCTTCGCGGCCCGTTGATGGCGGTGATGATAGCGTTCGGTGCGGTCATGGCGGACGACGACGTTCACGAGGTGTACTCGACGTACGCTTCGAAGGTCGCCGGTCGCGCGACCGAGGCGACCGCGCTCGTGGACGAGCGCGACCACCCCCTCGCCAGCGCGTTCCTGCTCGGACTTCTACTCGGCGTCGTTTGGCTGCCGTGCGTCGGGCCGATTCTCGGCGGGGTGCTGGCGTACGTCGGGACGACCGGCGACGTATCTCGGAGCGCCTCCCTCCTGTTCGTCTACGGACTCGGCTTCTCGGTGCCCCTGCTCGGGGTCGCCTACGGGAGCAAGCGCGGCGGTCGGGCCCTCGCCGACACCGTGATGCGAGGACGGCGACCAGTACAGTTCAGGAAAGTGGCGGGCTACGTTCTCGTCGTGACGGGCGTTGCGATGCTGTTCGACATCGACAAACTCGTCATGTCGTTGCTTGCGTGA
- a CDS encoding type II secretion system F family protein: MSLTTESTGDVSKTTTFESSLGLLDRALYALFSRHADQRRHDRNRKRYRATDVNASFDVFLSRIYGLSWVVFLGTFAWVLLLTLAIPPTVLAQFASFLHGGVPVVEYVPVPRVPRVYAAAGVALCCAAVGKRVSVWFGGLYLGWAASARRSNIERTLPGAVRYLQALSSGSDDLLAMLRKVADREESYGETAVAFRKVLNKAALTGSVDDGLRIVARDTPSRDVLAPFLLKFREHAEQGPDALEQYLQMEGRMLSHRQSRSHEQAQDFLELLAEMFIVLLVVPALLVIVLTVMSVLAPGLSKPAPPPFGGFSVRTFIVYASGAFILVIGAGAAVLVSSLRPVDQSPPTHSRSNRVSDLFRTVLINPANTAAVLAPATVAVGGLLWYLEYTPVNTVLLSYVAFALPVGVVSVRRSRRDDAKDREIKDFVHAVSSHVSLGRPFSTAVERVARDVDLGALQPNVNDLAFSSNLTSREGDLRRDALSRFVEDVGTPLADQTIGLVTGTLDVGGDTETVFDTLQVEIGRLYHQKKSLRSNMLVYVVVGWMTALLVVGIMVAVNAYVLDSFSQLSAVSSSSAGFALDPHAVQPAQDRHRFYVVTQATMLACGWFAGYASRGFYEALLHSAALVAVAYFVFAGVGMV, encoded by the coding sequence GTGAGCCTCACGACCGAATCGACCGGAGATGTTTCGAAAACGACGACCTTCGAATCGTCGCTCGGCCTTCTCGACCGCGCGCTCTACGCGCTGTTCTCCCGCCACGCCGACCAGCGGCGACACGACCGGAACAGAAAGCGGTACCGCGCGACCGACGTGAACGCCAGTTTCGACGTGTTCCTCTCACGAATCTATGGCCTCTCGTGGGTCGTGTTCCTCGGAACGTTCGCGTGGGTACTCCTCCTCACGCTCGCAATTCCGCCGACCGTTCTGGCGCAGTTCGCGTCGTTCCTCCACGGCGGCGTTCCGGTCGTGGAGTACGTCCCGGTTCCGCGAGTTCCACGGGTGTACGCGGCGGCAGGGGTCGCGCTCTGCTGTGCGGCGGTCGGAAAGCGAGTCTCCGTCTGGTTCGGGGGGTTGTATCTCGGGTGGGCGGCGAGCGCCCGCCGGTCGAACATCGAGCGAACGCTTCCGGGTGCGGTGCGCTATCTCCAGGCCTTGTCGTCCGGGAGCGACGACCTGCTGGCGATGCTCCGAAAAGTCGCCGACCGCGAGGAGTCCTACGGCGAAACCGCGGTCGCGTTCCGGAAGGTGTTGAACAAGGCCGCGCTGACCGGCAGCGTCGATGACGGCTTGCGAATCGTCGCCCGCGACACGCCGTCGCGGGACGTGCTCGCGCCGTTTTTACTCAAGTTCCGCGAGCACGCAGAACAGGGACCGGACGCACTGGAGCAGTACCTCCAGATGGAGGGACGGATGCTGAGCCACAGGCAGTCGCGGTCGCACGAACAGGCACAGGACTTCCTCGAACTGTTGGCGGAGATGTTCATCGTCCTGCTGGTCGTTCCGGCGCTGCTCGTCATCGTGCTGACGGTGATGAGCGTCCTCGCGCCGGGATTATCAAAACCGGCCCCGCCACCGTTCGGCGGGTTTTCCGTCCGAACGTTCATCGTCTACGCGAGCGGCGCCTTCATCCTCGTCATCGGAGCGGGCGCGGCGGTGCTGGTGTCTTCGCTCCGTCCGGTGGACCAATCCCCGCCGACTCACTCGCGCTCGAACCGCGTCTCGGACCTGTTCCGCACGGTCCTCATCAATCCGGCGAACACGGCCGCCGTCCTCGCCCCGGCGACGGTCGCCGTGGGTGGGCTTCTCTGGTATCTGGAGTACACGCCGGTCAACACGGTTCTCCTCTCGTACGTCGCGTTCGCGCTTCCGGTCGGGGTGGTGTCGGTTCGCCGCTCCCGCCGCGACGACGCGAAGGACCGGGAGATAAAGGACTTCGTGCACGCCGTATCGAGTCACGTCAGCCTCGGCCGACCCTTCTCCACGGCCGTCGAGCGCGTCGCGCGGGACGTGGACCTCGGCGCGCTCCAGCCGAACGTCAACGACCTCGCGTTCAGTTCGAATCTCACCAGCCGCGAGGGCGACCTCCGACGCGACGCCCTCTCTCGATTCGTCGAGGACGTCGGGACGCCGCTCGCGGACCAAACCATCGGCCTCGTCACCGGGACGCTGGACGTCGGCGGCGACACCGAGACAGTCTTCGACACGCTACAGGTCGAAATCGGGCGGCTCTACCACCAGAAGAAATCGCTCCGGTCGAATATGCTCGTGTACGTCGTCGTGGGATGGATGACCGCACTGCTCGTCGTCGGCATCATGGTCGCGGTCAACGCCTACGTGCTCGACAGCTTCTCGCAGTTGTCGGCGGTCTCCTCGTCCAGCGCCGGATTCGCGCTCGACCCGCACGCGGTGCAACCCGCCCAAGACCGCCATCGGTTCTACGTCGTCACCCAAGCGACCATGCTCGCGTGCGGCTGGTTCGCGGGATACGCCAGCCGTGGGTTCTACGAGGCGCTGCTCCACTCGGCGGCGCTCGTCGCGGTTGCGTACTTCGTCTTCGCGGGGGTGGGAATGGTATGA
- a CDS encoding Gfo/Idh/MocA family protein: MQEPTVRLGVVGLGFMGQTHATNAEELGHDVVAGADIDPATRDEFESAYGAATYEGFEAMYEAENLDAVAVSTPNTYHEAAVVAALSHGYDVFCEKPLADTLESAERMAEAARAADGFCMVNFHNRVSTAAELFMGYQKDDYFGEIRHVRANYVRSRGIPGVGSWFTNEELSGGGVVVDIGVHAIDLALYLMGFPPVEDVFAVTRMGFGDRDDYVDPDDWYDATEEAVFDVEDSATALIRCADDRTLSLEVAWAANETANQEFVVRGSEAGARLDLGGETLTMLEGSHRGTDHLVESSVSDASLDHTGWRGSDKRFLDAVAAGEAPEFNTIEQALTTQRVMDAIYRSAETGERVSVDDRPVGR, encoded by the coding sequence ATGCAGGAACCAACAGTTCGTCTCGGCGTCGTCGGGTTGGGATTCATGGGGCAGACCCACGCGACCAACGCCGAAGAACTCGGACACGACGTGGTAGCGGGTGCGGACATCGACCCCGCGACGCGCGACGAATTCGAATCGGCGTACGGCGCGGCCACCTACGAAGGGTTCGAGGCGATGTACGAGGCGGAGAATCTCGATGCGGTCGCCGTTTCCACGCCCAACACCTACCACGAAGCGGCCGTCGTCGCCGCGCTGAGCCACGGCTACGACGTGTTCTGTGAGAAACCGCTCGCGGACACGCTGGAGAGCGCAGAACGCATGGCCGAGGCCGCACGAGCGGCCGACGGCTTTTGCATGGTGAACTTCCACAACCGCGTCTCGACCGCGGCGGAGTTGTTCATGGGCTATCAGAAGGACGACTACTTCGGGGAGATTCGCCACGTGCGGGCAAACTACGTCCGCAGTCGGGGGATTCCCGGCGTCGGGTCGTGGTTCACCAACGAGGAACTCTCGGGCGGCGGCGTCGTGGTCGATATCGGCGTCCACGCCATCGACCTCGCGCTGTATCTGATGGGATTCCCGCCGGTCGAGGACGTGTTCGCCGTCACCCGCATGGGATTCGGCGACCGCGACGACTACGTGGACCCGGACGACTGGTACGACGCGACGGAGGAAGCCGTGTTCGACGTGGAGGACTCGGCGACGGCGCTGATCCGCTGTGCCGACGACCGGACGCTCTCGCTCGAAGTCGCGTGGGCGGCCAACGAAACGGCCAATCAGGAGTTCGTCGTCCGCGGAAGCGAGGCGGGCGCACGCCTCGACCTCGGCGGCGAGACGTTGACCATGCTGGAGGGAAGCCATCGCGGTACCGACCACCTCGTCGAATCGTCGGTCAGCGACGCCTCGCTCGACCACACCGGCTGGCGCGGCAGCGACAAGCGGTTCCTCGATGCCGTCGCGGCGGGCGAGGCACCCGAGTTCAACACCATCGAGCAGGCGCTCACCACCCAGCGCGTCATGGACGCTATCTACCGCTCCGCCGAGACGGGCGAGCGCGTCTCGGTCGACGACCGGCCGGTCGGTCGCTAA
- a CDS encoding cytochrome c biogenesis protein, whose amino-acid sequence MRAISSKLGLLVRFFDRVMWSRAVRWGTFIAGLASIVLVFGFASSTMYGIEHGANLIAYWHIALAWTSSVALATTFLGSVFYLRYEGRFWNRLAHSAGEIGFLFATLTLITGSIWGKVIWNSWWEWSDVRLVTFLIVWLVYAGYLVVYSSTENSDDERYASVYGVLGFVTVPISYAATRLWTPTFHEATLGNGNVSANIDPLTLVVSILAVTFLYAYLMGVRIKLHELEDKVHWGNAHNR is encoded by the coding sequence ATGCGCGCAATATCCTCTAAATTGGGCCTTCTCGTTCGATTTTTCGACCGGGTGATGTGGAGCAGGGCAGTCAGGTGGGGGACGTTCATCGCGGGACTCGCCTCTATCGTTCTCGTCTTCGGGTTCGCGTCGAGCACGATGTACGGTATCGAGCACGGTGCGAACCTAATCGCATACTGGCACATCGCGCTGGCGTGGACCAGTTCGGTGGCGCTCGCCACGACGTTCCTTGGGAGCGTCTTCTATCTGCGCTACGAAGGCCGGTTCTGGAACCGCCTCGCGCACAGCGCGGGCGAAATCGGCTTCCTGTTCGCCACGCTGACGCTCATCACCGGCAGCATTTGGGGCAAAGTCATCTGGAACTCGTGGTGGGAGTGGAGCGACGTCCGCCTCGTCACTTTCCTCATCGTGTGGCTCGTGTACGCGGGCTATCTCGTCGTTTACTCCTCGACCGAGAACAGCGACGACGAGCGCTACGCGTCCGTCTACGGCGTCCTCGGGTTCGTGACCGTACCCATCTCCTACGCCGCGACGCGCCTCTGGACGCCGACGTTTCACGAAGCGACCCTCGGGAACGGGAACGTCAGCGCGAACATCGACCCGCTCACCCTCGTCGTCTCGATACTCGCGGTCACGTTCCTGTACGCGTACCTGATGGGCGTCCGAATCAAACTCCACGAGCTAGAAGACAAGGTTCATTGGGGGAACGCACACAACCGATAA
- a CDS encoding NAD(P)/FAD-dependent oxidoreductase, protein MNVGIIGGGVIGTSCAYHLSDRGHEVTLFERDEIGSGTTAASMAVFVWQAVPPTEFEHRLRRRAWEEYAAFIDDGDLDYTRTGLRHVAWSESTLETYREYADDLDAAGVDATVRSGDGPYDDDRAVGELYTPEDGYFDPVAVAELYARKARAAGATIRTGTTVTDLDTESGRVTGLELDGDEIAVDAVVNAAGPWAPELGGKDDLPLRRTAGPIVGFETDEDVEIPFSLFENDLYVRDYSNGVYVGHYNTDYRDDEDANPDTTATPDDGGAFEQRARNLLGHLGFDADDLRRDTAWTGYRTVTPDGLPIVGEGTTENYYLAVGMSGLGITRAPVVGQSVADAVGGESSSMLREMSPVRFD, encoded by the coding sequence ATGAACGTCGGCATCATCGGCGGAGGCGTCATCGGCACCAGTTGCGCGTACCACCTCTCCGACCGCGGTCACGAGGTCACGCTTTTCGAACGGGACGAAATCGGCTCGGGGACGACGGCGGCGTCGATGGCCGTCTTCGTGTGGCAGGCGGTTCCGCCGACCGAGTTCGAGCACCGACTTCGGCGGCGCGCGTGGGAGGAGTACGCGGCGTTCATCGACGACGGCGACCTCGACTACACGCGAACGGGGCTTCGTCACGTCGCGTGGTCGGAATCGACGCTGGAGACGTATCGGGAGTACGCCGACGACCTCGACGCCGCGGGGGTGGACGCGACCGTGCGGTCGGGCGACGGACCGTACGACGACGACCGCGCCGTCGGGGAGCTTTACACGCCCGAGGACGGCTACTTCGACCCCGTTGCCGTCGCGGAACTGTACGCCCGGAAAGCGCGGGCTGCGGGCGCGACGATTCGAACCGGGACGACGGTTACGGACCTCGACACCGAGTCGGGCCGCGTGACCGGCCTCGAACTGGACGGCGACGAGATAGCGGTCGATGCCGTCGTGAACGCCGCCGGACCGTGGGCACCGGAACTCGGCGGCAAAGACGACCTCCCGTTGCGACGAACCGCCGGACCCATCGTCGGCTTCGAAACCGACGAGGACGTCGAGATTCCCTTCTCGCTCTTCGAAAACGACCTCTACGTCCGCGACTACTCGAACGGCGTGTACGTCGGCCACTACAACACCGACTATCGAGACGACGAGGACGCGAATCCCGATACAACGGCGACTCCCGACGACGGCGGCGCGTTCGAGCAACGGGCGAGGAACCTATTGGGCCATCTCGGGTTCGACGCGGACGACCTTCGGCGGGACACGGCGTGGACCGGGTATCGAACCGTCACGCCGGACGGACTCCCCATCGTCGGCGAGGGAACCACCGAAAACTACTACCTCGCCGTCGGGATGAGCGGCCTCGGAATCACCCGCGCACCCGTCGTCGGCCAGTCGGTCGCGGATGCGGTCGGCGGCGAGTCATCGTCGATGCTCCGCGAGATGTCGCCCGTCCGCTTCGACTGA
- a CDS encoding DUF7262 family protein: MCRGRSETPRDGSRSSRAQLSLSVVEAGIGVVLVLGVTMGFAFGVPSPNTRGTQLDLYAKDTGAVLVHEAPRHHGATRLAEIIESKESFRREKSALETRVDRILPDNLMFRVETPYGSVGYRRPGGVPVGVSTVTTTNGDVTIWVWYV, encoded by the coding sequence ATGTGTAGGGGACGTAGCGAGACACCGCGTGACGGCTCGCGGTCGTCTCGCGCTCAACTGTCGCTGTCCGTCGTTGAGGCGGGAATCGGCGTCGTGCTCGTCCTCGGCGTCACGATGGGGTTCGCGTTCGGCGTTCCGTCGCCGAACACGCGCGGAACGCAACTCGACCTGTACGCGAAGGATACCGGGGCGGTGCTCGTCCACGAGGCCCCGCGACACCACGGCGCGACGCGGTTGGCGGAGATAATCGAGTCGAAGGAGTCGTTCCGCCGAGAAAAGAGTGCGTTGGAGACTCGCGTGGACCGCATCCTCCCGGACAACCTGATGTTTCGGGTCGAGACGCCGTACGGTTCGGTCGGCTATCGAAGACCGGGCGGCGTCCCGGTCGGCGTTTCGACGGTGACGACCACCAACGGCGACGTGACCATCTGGGTGTGGTACGTATGA
- a CDS encoding DUF7261 family protein, whose amino-acid sequence MKNRAQLVLTAAAVVAVALAPAVFAYLQLGYSADVAASGDYDAPVGNAQRVLSRGVHGAATGIPSSYRWNRREAAISAVRASLQPTIDALRSSRVESGTVYQVAYNRSAAQAWGDERCATTRGPNRQFGACEASRGIVVQNRTGETHVLAAAFDVHVTTERGRNEVTVIVPYDDG is encoded by the coding sequence ATGAAAAATCGCGCTCAACTCGTCCTCACGGCGGCGGCCGTGGTCGCCGTCGCGCTCGCGCCCGCGGTGTTCGCCTACCTCCAACTGGGCTACAGCGCGGACGTAGCCGCGAGCGGCGATTACGACGCTCCCGTCGGGAACGCACAGCGCGTCCTGTCGCGCGGAGTTCACGGCGCAGCGACGGGAATCCCGTCGTCGTATCGATGGAACCGTCGGGAGGCGGCCATCTCGGCGGTGCGAGCGAGCCTCCAACCGACGATAGACGCGCTCCGGTCCTCCCGCGTCGAATCAGGAACTGTGTACCAGGTGGCGTACAACCGATCGGCGGCGCAAGCGTGGGGCGACGAACGCTGTGCGACGACACGCGGCCCGAACCGACAGTTCGGTGCGTGCGAGGCCAGTCGCGGCATCGTCGTCCAGAATCGAACCGGCGAGACGCACGTCCTCGCGGCGGCGTTCGACGTGCACGTGACGACCGAGCGGGGGCGGAACGAAGTGACGGTGATCGTCCCGTACGACGACGGGTGA
- a CDS encoding DUF7289 family protein, protein MTRGESNAPGKSNARGQSNVIGVALLLGVVMLSLASLTASVGMVVQSNAATADAARVATDMNRALDPVEVTGIHRGRVAFSAGALTTEPRELRVLNESGTVRVVRVDAFVFTNGDRRVTDLAGAVVQGTGDAGRMDARPPITSSERGGVLVVGAAKLNASGRTVVSKRGESAVVRTNVTHDRTALGNGTYRVAVETKTPDAWGRYFERQNATTTTRDFDGDGIPSVVARYPGTRFCYLVVHDMHMEVL, encoded by the coding sequence ATGACCCGCGGCGAGTCGAACGCCCCCGGAAAGTCGAACGCCCGAGGGCAGTCCAACGTCATCGGCGTCGCCCTCCTGCTCGGCGTCGTCATGCTCTCGCTCGCGTCGCTGACGGCGAGCGTCGGGATGGTCGTCCAGAGCAACGCCGCGACGGCGGACGCGGCGCGGGTCGCTACGGATATGAATCGGGCACTCGACCCGGTGGAAGTGACCGGCATCCATCGCGGTCGCGTGGCGTTTTCGGCAGGAGCACTGACGACCGAGCCCCGGGAACTTCGCGTTCTCAACGAATCGGGGACCGTCCGAGTCGTCCGCGTGGACGCCTTCGTCTTCACGAACGGCGACAGACGCGTCACCGACCTCGCCGGAGCGGTCGTCCAAGGAACGGGCGACGCCGGGAGGATGGACGCCCGACCACCGATCACGTCGTCCGAACGCGGTGGCGTCCTCGTCGTCGGAGCCGCGAAACTCAACGCCTCCGGTCGGACGGTCGTATCGAAGCGCGGCGAATCAGCGGTCGTCCGCACGAACGTCACGCACGACCGAACGGCGCTCGGCAACGGAACCTACCGGGTCGCGGTGGAGACGAAAACGCCCGACGCGTGGGGTCGCTACTTCGAGCGGCAGAACGCCACGACGACGACTCGGGACTTCGACGGCGACGGGATTCCGAGCGTCGTCGCGCGATACCCCGGAACGCGGTTCTGCTACCTCGTCGTCCACGACATGCACATGGAGGTGCTGTGA